One genomic segment of Gossypium arboreum isolate Shixiya-1 chromosome 3, ASM2569848v2, whole genome shotgun sequence includes these proteins:
- the LOC108462569 gene encoding tetrahydroberberine oxidase-like yields the protein MKSLHGCLLLLFVVVFSLSWVNASANSNDYFLDCLSSYHPDESTSFSKVIYTETNSAYSAVLESSIRNPRFSTPNTPKPLVMVTPLNISHVQATIHCSKKHGIQIRTRSGGHDFEGLSYVSQVPFVVIDLVHFRSIDVDVKKEEAWIQSGAITGEVYYRINERTTNLTFPGALCHTVGIGGFISGGGYGFLFRKYGLAADNVIDAQFVDANGRVLDRRLMGEDLFWAIRGGGGASFGIVLSWKVKLVHVPSTVTVFSVGRTLEQNATQLLHRWQYVAPNLPNDVYSIVSISSMNSTENGERTVLATFTSVFQGVADELIPLMQERFPELGLLKEDYIEMTWIESILFWNQLSNETSEILLDRSNSNSLMPLSYKSKSDYVRKPMPEIALQGLWSRLLEVDETSTAVVNIISYGGKMDEIPETETPFPHRKGTLYKINYNIVWQEEENSNPQRYISWMRTLYSYMGPFVSRSPRAAYVNYRDLDIGWNNDDGKTSYKQGSVWGRKYFKNNFDRLVYVKTKIDPENFFKHEQSIPPRFH from the coding sequence ATGAAGTCCCTTCACGGTTGTTTGCTATTGCTTTTCGTTGTTGTTTTCTCATTGTCATGGGTGAATGCTTCAGCTAATAGCAATGATTACTTTCTTGATTGCCTTTCTTCATATCATCCCGATGAATCCACTTCCTTTTCTAAAGTTATTTACACTGAAACAAACTCTGCATATTCAGCAGTTTTGGAGTCCTCCATTCGGAATCCGAGGTTTTCTACGCCAAATACCCCAAAACCATTGGTTATGGTAACACCATTGAACATTTCCCATGTTCAAGCAACGATTCATTGCTCCAAAAAGCATGGCATCCAAATTAGAACTCGGAGTGGAGGTCATGATTTCGAAGGCCTTTCCTATGTCTCTCAAGTCCCGTTTGTCGTTATCGATTTGGTACATTTTCGATCCATCGATGTTGATGTCAAAAAAGAAGAAGCATGGATTCAATCAGGTGCGATCACCGGTGAAGTATACTACAGAATCAATGAAAGAACCACCAATCTTACCTTCCCAGGGGCTCTTTGCCACACTGTGGGAATTGGTGGGTTCATTAGTGGTGGAGGTTACGGCTTCTTGTTCAGAAAATATGGTCTTGCAGCGGATAACGTAATCGACGCACAGTTTGTCGATGCTAATGGGAGAGTTCTTGATAGAAGATTGATGGGGGAAGATCTGTTTTGGGCCATTCGAGGTGGTGGAGGAGCAAGCTTCGGGATCGTCCTGTCATGGAAGGTAAAGCTGGTTCATGTTCCGTCAACTGTGACTGTTTTCTCAGTGGGCAGGACCTTGGAACAAAATGCAACACAGCTTCTTCATCGTTGGCAATACGTTGCACCCAATCTTCCAAATGATGTATACTCAATCGTTTCGATATCATCGATGAACTCTACTGAAAATGGGGAAAGGACTGTTCTAGCAACCTTTACTTCAGTGTTCCAAGGTGTTGCCGATGAGCTGATTCCATTGATGCAAGAACGATTCCCTGAGCTTGGACTCCTTAAAGAAGATTACATTGAGATGACTTGGATTGAATCTATATTGTTCTGGAACCAACTTTCAAATGAAACATCGGAGATTTTACTCGATAGGAGCAATAGTAATTCCCTTATGCCTCTTTCATACAAATCAAAATCTGATTACGTAAGGAAACCAATGCCAGAAATAGCATTACAAGGGCTATGGTCCCGACTTCTCGAGGTCGACGAAACAAGCACAGCAGTTGTAAACATCATATCTTACGGAGGAAAAATGGACGAAATCCCAGAGACAGAAACTCCATTCCCTCATCGGAAAGGCACCTTATACAAGATAAACTACAACATCGTTTGGCAAGAAGAGGAAAACAGCAACCCTCAAAGGTATATAAGTTGGATGAGGACACTTTATAGCTACATGGGTCCATTTGTTTCAAGATCTCCACGAGCAGCTTACGTTAACTATAGAGATCTTGATATTGGATGGAATAATGATGATGGCAAGACAAGTTATAAACAAGGAAGCGTTTGGGGCCGTAAATATTTCAAGAATAATTTTGATAGATTGGTTTATGTCAAGACAAAAATTGATCCAGAGAATTTCTTCAAGCATGAACAAAGCATTCCTCCTCGTTTTCATTAA
- the LOC108462568 gene encoding tetrahydroberberine oxidase-like: MKSIYYSLPFLFVVVCSLSWVNASANSHENFLDCLSSYHPQESSSISKVIYTETNSSYSEILESSIQNYRFFTTNTPKPLVIVTPLNISHVQATIHCSKKHGLQIRIRSGGHDFEGLSYVSQVPFVVIDLVHFRSIDVDVENEEAWIQSGAITGEVYYRINERSTNLTFPGAVGHTVGIGGFISGGGYGLLFRKYGLAADNVIDAMFVDANGRVLDRKSMGEDLFWAIRGGGGGSFGIVLSWKVKLVHVPSTVTVAAVRRTLEQNATQLLHRWQYVAPNLPNDVYSVVSISTTNSTENGERTVVATFVSVFQGGANEFIPLMQERFPELGLVREDYIEMTWIESILLLTGLTNQTSEVLLDRSYKNFFLSPSFKGKSDYMRKPMPEIVIQGLWSRLLEDEARISTLNIIAYGGKMDEIPETEIPFPHRKGTLYKISYYVGWQEEDNSNPQRYISWIRKVYKYMGPFVSKYPREAYLNYRDLDIGRNNNEGKASYKQASVWGRKYFKENFDRLTYVKAKIDPENFFRHEQSIPPRFH; the protein is encoded by the coding sequence ATGAAGTCCATTTACTATTCTTTACCATTTCTTTTCGTTGTTGTTTGCTCATTGTCATGGGTGAATGCTTCAGCTAATAGCCATGAGAATTTTCTTGATTGCCTTTCTTCATATCATCCACAGGAGTCCTCTTCCATTTCTAAAGTTATTTACACTGAAACAAACTCCTCATATTCAGAAATTTTGGAGTCTTCGATTCAGAATTACAGGTTCTTTACGACAAATACCCCCAAACCATTGGTTATTGTAACACCATTAAACATTTCCCATGTTCAAGCAACGATTCATTGCTCCAAGAAACATGGTCTCCAAATTAGAATTCGAAGTGGTGGTCATGATTTCGAAGGTCTTTCCTATGTCTCCCAAGTCCCGTTTGTCGTGATCGATTTGGTTCATTTTCGATCGATTGATGTTGATGTCGAAAATGAGGAAGCATGGATTCAATCAGGTGCAATCACCGGTGAGGTATACTACAGAATCAATGAAAGAAGCACAAACCTTACCTTTCCAGGCGCTGTTGGCCACACTGTTGGAATTGGTGGATTCATTAGTGGTGGAGGTTATGGTTTGTTGTTCCGAAAATACGGTCTCGCGGCGGATAATGTGATCGATGCGATGTTCGTTGATGCCAATGGGAGAGTTCTTGATAGAAAATCAATGGGTGAAGATTTGTTTTGGGCTATTCGAGGTGGTGGAGGGGGAAGCTTTGGGATCGTTCTTTCATGGAAAGTAAAGCTGGTTCATGTTCCATCAACCGTGACTGTTGCCGCTGTACGAAGGACCTTGGAACAAAATGCAACACAGCTTCTTCATCGTTGGCAATACGTTGCACCCAATCTTCCAAATGATGTATACTCAGTGGTGTCGATTTCAACAACGAACTCTACCGAAAATGGGGAAAGGACTGTTGTAGCAACCTTTGTTTCAGTGTTTCAAGGTGGTGCTAATGAGTTTATTCCATTGATGCAAGAACGATTCCCTGAACTTGGTCTCGTTAGGGAAGATTACATCGAGATGACTTGGATTGAATCTATATTGCTCTTGACCGGACTTACAAATCAGACATCGGAGGTTTTACTTGACAGGAGCTATAagaatttctttctttctccttCATTCAAAGGAAAATCTGATTACATGAGGAAACCAATGCCTGAAATTGTAATACAAGGACTATGGTCACGGCTTCTTGAGGACGAAGCAAGGATTTCAACTCTAAACATTATAGCTTACGGTGGGAAAATGGACGAAATCCCAGAGACTGAAATACCATTCCCGCACCGAAAGGGCACATTATACAAGATAAGCTACTACGTCGGCTGGCAAGAAGAGGATAACAGTAACCCTCAAAGGTATATAAGTTGGATTCGAAAAGTTTATAAGTATATGGGTCCATTTGTATCAAAATATCCACGAGAAGCATATCTCAATTACAGAGATCTTGATATAGGAAGGAATAATAATGAGGGCAAGGCAAGTTATAAACAAGCAAGTGTCTGGGGTCGTAAATATTTTAAGGAGAATTTTGATCGGTTGACTTATGTTAAGGCTAAGATCGATCCGGAGAATTTCTTCAGGCATGAACAAAGCATTCCTCCACGTTTTCATTGA
- the LOC108462567 gene encoding uncharacterized protein LOC108462567, whose product MQESNNYGHQHPLLLVLNQEQLIHSQSGVTDCSRCGEKVSAPCFCCAEHCGFYLHKVCAGAPLELNHPFHPHHPLLLMQNAPYTSAGEYACDFCDKDDNKFVYHCSCGLDFHIKCALFTFNIAENNLKELEHVALQYPLISTENGDEELEDVAKCFGCWEPLAKYTRFSPDCGFNLHEKCAKLPFKLNHMLHREHPLVLQFNSQRLSCKICLETSECTSRTCLRCVIALTPGARTCLKHEHPLRFYRRYEGKCNACSHFSWGAFCCKDCNFVLDLECFSLPIMAQHKCDKHLLSLIDRDDNDDNSYSENHYCDICEES is encoded by the exons ATGCAGGAGTCAAACAATTATGGGCACCAACATCCCCTGCTTCTTGTGTTGAATCAAGAGCAGCTGATCCACAGTCAAAGTGGTGTAACTGATTGCTCGAGGTGTGGGGAGAAGGTCTCTGCTCCATGTTTTTGCTGTGCGGAGCACTGTGGGTTTTATCTTCATAAGGTATGTGCCGGCGCACCTCTGGAGCTTAATCATCCTTTTCATCCTCATCATCCGCTTCTTCTTATGCAAAATGCACCTTATACATCTGCTGGAGAGTacgcttgtgatttttgtgataaAGATGATAATAAGTTTGTTTATCACTGCTCTTGCGGATTGGACTTTCATATTAAATGTGCTTTGTTTACATTTAATATTGCTGAGAATAATTTGAAAGAGCTTGAGCATGTTGCCCTTCAATATCCATTGATTTCCACTGAAAATGGTGATGAAGAACTTGAAGATGTTGCTAAGTGCTTTGGATGTTGGGAACCGTTAGCAAAGTATACACGCTTTTCTCCTGACTGTGGATTTAATTTACATGAGAAATGCGCTAAGCTTCCTTTCAAATTGAATCATATGTTGCATCGCGAGCATCCTCTTGTTCTACAATTTAATAGCCAACGGCTCTCCTGCAAGATATGCCTAGAAACAAG TGAATGTACGAGTAGGACATGTCTCAGATGTGTGATTGCTCTTACTCCTGGTGCTcgaacatgtttgaaacatgaaCACCCTCTCCGTTTCTACAGACGGTACGAAGGGAAGTGCAATGCTTGTAGTCATTTTTCATGGGGGGCATTTTGTTGTAAGGATTGCAATTTTGTGCTAGATCTTGAATGTTTTTCACTTCCAATTATGGCTCAACATAAATGTGATAAGCATCTTCTTTCACTCATTGATCGTgatgataatgatgataataGTTATTCAGAAAATCATTATTGTGATATCTGTGAAGAAAGTTGA
- the LOC108463713 gene encoding uncharacterized protein LOC108463713: MEESNNYGHQHPLLLMLNQDQLIHNQSAVTDCSRCGEKVSAPCFCCAEHCGFYLHKVCAEAPLELNHPFHPHHPLLLMQNAPYSSGRYICNFCDKGGNEFVYHCSCGLDFHIKCALFTFNIAENNLKELDHVALQHPLISTENGDEELGDVSKCFGCWEPLAKYAHFSPDCGFNFHENCAKLPFKLNHGCHRKHPLALQFNNKRLSCKICRATNRKTDRRRIGFVYGCSPCKLAVHIECVSASLDLVVEDKSHEHPFSLFIRRSSFICDACGMEGSYTSYICCTCNIMVHKKCTSLPRIIKSKWHDHRLFHKYFLPDEFTSSDCMICHNEVDPEHGSYCCSHCNITFHVHCVTEDKRSYSIVSLENEDEMPNESSIIVIESNDAGEATKIKHFKHMHNLMLGPFDGGYENSCDGCMLPISDPFYYCSECVFFLHKACAELPKMKNVWHELCREPLALISDKVFECAKCRHICNTFAYECSECESKRCFRCVIALTPGARTCLRHEHPLFFYKDYQGHCDACGNLTLGAFCCKDCNFVLHFGCFSLPITAHHKCDEHLLSLTAHDDNNYSESHYCDICEESRDSNRWFYHCAICSTSVHVNCVLGKYPFLKLGSIFEETDHPHPLIIVKKKYYYFDCDKCGKPCEDLSLECSKLECKYIVHLNCAVHYTLRCFLWWRM; encoded by the coding sequence ATGGAGGAGTCTAACAATTATGGCCACCAACATCCCCTGCTTCTTATGTTGAATCAAGACCAGCTGATCCACAATCAAAGTGCTGTAACTGATTGCTCCAGGTGTGGGGAGAAGGTGTCTGCTCCATGTTTTTGCTGTGCGGAGCACTGTGGGTTTTATCTTCACAAGGTATGTGCCGAGGCACCTTTGGAGCTTAATCATCCTTTTCATCCCCATCATCCTCTTCTTCTTATGCAAAATGCACCGTATTCATCTGGACGGTACATTTGCAATTTTTGCGATAAAGGCGGTAATGAGTTTGTTTATCACTGCTCTTGCGGATTGGACTTTCATATTAAATGTGCTTTGTTTACATTTAATATTGCTGAGAATAATTTGAAAGAGCTTGACCATGTTGCGCTTCAACATCCTTTGATTTCCACTGAAAACGGTGATGAAGAACTTGGAGATGTTAGTAAGTGCTTTGGATGTTGGGAACCATTAGCAAAGTATGCACACTTTTCTCCGGACTGTGGATTTAATTTCCATGAGAATTGCGCTAAACTTCCTTTCAAACTGAATCATGGGTGCCATCGCAAGCATCCTCTTGCTCTACAATTTAATAACAAACGGCTCTCTTGCAAGATATGCAGAGCAACCAATCGAAAAACCGATCGAAGGCGTATAGGATTTGTTTATGGTTGTTCACCTTGTAAGTTGGCTGTTCACATTGAATGTGTATCAGCATCTTTAGATcttgttgttgaagataaaagccATGAACATCCTTTCAGTTTGTTTATTAGGAGATCATCATTCATTTGTGATGCATGTGGTATGGAAGGAAGTTATACTTCCTACATATGTTGCACATGCAACATTATGGTTCATAAAAAGTGCACTTCATTGCCACGCATCATCAAAAGCAAGTGGCATGATCATCGTCTTTTTCACAAATATTTCCTTCCGGATGAATTTACAAGTTCAGACTGCATGATTTGTCATAATGAAGTCGATCCAGAGCATGGTAGTTACTGTTGTTCACACTGCAATATTACATTCCATGTGCATTGTGTGACAGAGGATAAACGCTCATATTCAATAGTTTCACTAGAAAATGAAGATGAGATGCCCAATGAAAGTTCCATCATTGTTATTGAGAGCAACGATGCTGGAGAAGCTACAAAAATAAAGCATTTTAAGCATATGCATAATCTAATGTTAGGTCCCTTTGATGGAGGATATGAAAATAGTTGCGACGGATGTATGTTGCCAATCTCGGATCCATTTTACTACTGTTCAGAATGTGTTTTTTTTCTTCATAAAGCGTGTGCCGAGTTACCTAAGATGAAGAATGTTTGGCATGAGTTGTGCCGAGAACCTCTTGCCCTTATTTCGGACAAAGTTTTTGAGTGTGCAAAATGTCGGCACATATGTAATACCTTTGCTTATGAATGTAGTGAATGTGAGAGTAAGAGATGTTTCAGATGTGTGATTGCGCTTACTCCTGGTGCTCGAACATGTCTGAGACATGAGCACCCCCTCTTTTTCTACAAAGATTACCAAGGGCACTGTGATGCTTGTGGTAATCTTACATTGGGGGCATTTTGTTGTAAGGACTGCAATTTTGTACTACATTTTGGATGTTTTTCACTTCCAATTACAGCTCATCACAAATGTGATGAGCATCTTCTTTCACTCACTGCTCATGATGATAACAATTATTCAGAAAGTCATTACTGCGATATCTGTGAAGAAAGTCGAGATTCAAATCGTTGGTTTTATCATTGTGCAATATGCAGTACTTCTGTTCATGTTAATTGTGTTCTTGGAAAATATCCATTCCTCAAACTTGGGAGCATCTTTGAAGAAACAGATCATCCACACCCACTCATCATTGTGAAGAAGAAGTATTACTACTTTGATTGTGATAAATGCGGTAAACCTTGTGAAGATCTGTCTCTTGAATGCTCAAAGTTGGAGTGCAAATATATTGTCCACTTGAATTGTGCAGTACACTACACTCTACGATGCTTTTTGTGGTGGCGTATGTAG
- the LOC108462566 gene encoding uncharacterized protein LOC108462566 gives MLGEETKEEGDMEESNNYGHQHPLVLMLNQEQLIHNQSGVTHCSRCGEKVSAPCFCCAEHCGFYLHKVCAEASLELNHPFHHDHPLLLMQNAPYSSAGGYVCDFCDKEDNKFVYHCSCGLDFHIKCALFTFNIAENNLKELEHVPLQDPLISTENGDEELEDVSKCFGCREPLAKYTHFSPDWGFNLHEKCAKLPFKLNHMLHREHPLVLQFNSQRLSCKICLETRRRGFVYGCSPCKIAVHIECVSPSPIIEDKSHPHPFTLFPRRLPFICDACGAEGNYAAYICCTCNIIVHKKCISLPCIIISKWHDHRIYHKYFLPRDFRNSECDICHDEVNPELGCYCCPHCNITFHARCVTEDKYSYSIPSREDEDEISNESSITVLEWNDAKEATKIKHSKHMHNLILSDSVGGYENSCDGCMLPISDPFYYCSQCDFFLHKVCAESLRMKRVWHHRHCKQPLNLISDKVFRCEICYNISNGFAYECSECKSRTCLRCVITLTPGARTCLKHEHPLRFYRQYEGSCNACSRFSWGAFCCKDCSFVLHHKCFSLPIMAQHKCDKHILSLTDHDDIDDNSYSEKYYCDVCEESRNPNNWFYHCATCDTSAHVSCVLGKYPFLKLKSIYEEKGHPHPLTIVKKKYYYPDCDKCDKPCEDLALECSK, from the coding sequence ATGCTTGGGGAAGAGACAAAAGAGGAAGGAGATATGGAGGAGTCAAACAATTATGGGCACCAACATCCCCTGGTTCTTATGTTGAATCAAGAGCAGCTGATCCATAATCAAAGTGGTGTAACTCATTGCTCGAGGTGTGGGGAGAAGGTGTCTGCTCCATGTTTTTGCTGTGCGGAGCACTGTGGGTTTTATCTTCACAAGGTATGTGCCGAGGCATCTTTGGAGCTTAATCATCCTTTTCATCACGATCATCCTCTTCTTCTTATGCAAAATGCACCTTATTCATCTGCTGGAGGCTacgtttgtgatttttgtgataaAGAGGATAATAAGTTTGTTTATCACTGTTCTTGCGGATTGGACTTTCATATTAAATGTGCTTTGTTTACATTTAATATTGCTGAAAATAATTTGAAAGAGCTTGAACATGTTCCCCTTCAAGATCCATTGATTTCCACTGAAAATGGTGATGAAGAACTTGAAGATGTTAGCAAGTGCTTTGGATGTCGGGAACCGTTAGCAAAGTATACACACTTTTCTCCTGACTGGGGATTTAATTTACATGAGAAATGCGCTAAGCTTCCTTTCAAATTGAATCATATGTTGCATCGCGAGCATCCTCTTGTTCTACAATTTAATAGCCAACGGCTCTCCTGCAAGATATGCCTAGAAACAAGGCGAAGAGGATTTGTTTATGGTTGTTCTCCTTGTAAGATTGCTGTCCACATTGAATGTGTATCACCATCACCCATTATTGAAGATAAAAGCCATCCGCATCCATTCACTCTGTTTCCAAGACGACTACCGTTCATTTGTGATGCATGCGGTGCCGAAGGAAATTATGCTGCCTACATATGTTGTACATGCAACATTATAGTCCATAAAAAGTGCATTTCATTGCCATGTATCATCATTAGCAAGTGGCATGATCATCGCATTTATCACAAATACTTTCTTCCACGAGATTTTAGAAATTCAGAGTGCGATATTTGTCATGATGAGGTCAATCCAGAGCTCGGCTGTTATTGTTGTCCACATTGTAATATTACATTCCATGCCCGTTGTGTGACAGAggataaatattcatattctaTACCTTCACGCGAAGATGAAGATGAGATATCCAATGAAAGTTCCATCACTGTTTTGGAGTGGAATGATGCCAAAGAAGCTacaaaaataaaacactccaAGCATATGCACAATCTAATTCTAAGTGATTCAGTTGGAGGTTATGAAAACAGTTGTGATGGGTGTATGTTACCAATCTCAGATCCATTTTACTATTGTTCGCAATGTGATTTTTTTCTTCATAAAGTTTGTGCGGAGTCACTTAGAATGAAGCGTGTTTGGCATCATCGACATTGCAAACAACCTCTCAACCTCATTTCAGATAAGGTTTTTAGGTGTGAAATTTGTTATAATATATCTAATGGTTTTGCTTATGAATGTAGTGAATGTAAGAGTAGGACATGTCTCAGATGTGTGATTACTCTTACTCCTGGTGCTcgaacatgtttgaaacatgaaCACCCCCTCCGTTTCTACAGACAGTATGAAGGGAGTTGCAATGCTTGTAGTCGTTTTTCATGGGGGGCATTTTGTTGTAAGGATTGCAGTTTTGTGCTACATCATAAATGTTTTTCACTTCCAATTATGGCTCAACACAAATGTGATAAGCATATTCTTTCACTCACTGATCATGATGATATTGATGATAATAGTTATTCAGAAAAGTATTATTGTGATGTCTGTGAAGAAAGTCGAAATCCAAATAATTGGTTTTATCATTGTGCAACATGCGATACTTCTGCTCATGTTAGTTGTGTTCTTGGAAAATATCCATTCCTCAAACTTAAGAGCATATATGAAGAAAAAGGTCATCCACACCCACTCACCATTGTGAAGAAGAAATATTACTATCCTGATTGTGATAAATGTGATAAGCCTTGTGAAGATTTGGCTCTTGAATGCTCAAAGTAA